In one window of Pseudoalteromonas espejiana DSM 9414 DNA:
- a CDS encoding MATE family efflux transporter: MRETSHSQSRPDLLNDPISPTLKKMTIPMIFGMVTLMMFNIVDTFFISMLGTEPLAAVSFTFPVTFTVISLAIGLGIGTSAVIAKALGSNKIEEARFDASVSLIVALLLVILLSFVGYLLIDPIFTLLGAGKLVLPLIHEYMNIWFIGSVFLITPMIGNSVLRASGDTKTPSIVMGGAGLINAVLDPILIFGCGPVPALGIEGAAIASVVAWGVAVVIILYVLAVKKRLLSLKAGNQTAGSAIKKVLKIGLPAAGANMLTPVAMAVMTAMVAHHGPEAVAAFGVGSRIESIASILILALSMTLPPFVSQNFGAGKLGRVKEAYIGTLKFVMIWQFAIYILLIALSGVISQLFGKEQAVIDVIKLFIYTIPLSYGLQGVIILSNSSFNALHKPMNALFLSVIRLFVFYLPFAYIGSEVAGLIGLFIGAAIGNVFTGIVAYKWFVKELEAICSQTVTE, encoded by the coding sequence ATGCGCGAAACTTCACATTCTCAATCACGCCCAGATTTACTTAACGATCCTATATCACCCACATTAAAGAAAATGACCATCCCGATGATATTTGGCATGGTTACCTTAATGATGTTCAACATAGTTGATACGTTTTTTATTAGTATGCTGGGCACTGAGCCACTTGCAGCCGTAAGTTTTACCTTTCCTGTTACATTTACTGTAATAAGCTTAGCTATAGGCTTAGGCATAGGCACATCGGCTGTTATTGCCAAAGCCCTAGGCAGTAATAAAATAGAAGAAGCCCGTTTTGATGCCAGTGTGTCGCTGATTGTGGCTCTGCTTTTAGTTATTTTGCTCTCGTTTGTTGGTTATTTGTTGATTGACCCAATATTCACTTTATTAGGGGCGGGTAAATTGGTCCTGCCACTTATACATGAATATATGAATATTTGGTTTATTGGCAGTGTGTTTTTAATTACCCCAATGATAGGTAATTCAGTTCTGCGCGCCAGTGGCGACACAAAAACCCCTAGTATTGTTATGGGTGGAGCTGGGCTTATAAACGCGGTGCTAGACCCTATTTTAATATTTGGCTGTGGGCCTGTTCCCGCACTTGGTATTGAAGGGGCCGCCATTGCAAGCGTAGTAGCTTGGGGCGTAGCCGTTGTTATCATTTTATATGTGCTTGCAGTTAAAAAGCGCTTATTAAGCTTAAAAGCAGGAAACCAAACGGCAGGAAGTGCAATAAAAAAGGTGCTTAAAATTGGTTTACCCGCTGCGGGTGCAAATATGCTTACCCCAGTGGCAATGGCTGTGATGACTGCCATGGTGGCTCACCACGGGCCAGAAGCGGTTGCCGCATTTGGTGTGGGCAGCAGAATAGAATCAATAGCCAGTATTTTAATTCTTGCGTTGTCGATGACTCTACCGCCATTTGTAAGTCAAAACTTTGGTGCAGGTAAACTCGGCCGAGTAAAAGAGGCATACATAGGCACACTTAAATTTGTCATGATTTGGCAATTTGCTATTTATATTTTACTTATTGCGCTATCTGGCGTGATAAGCCAATTGTTTGGTAAAGAACAAGCCGTAATAGATGTAATAAAGCTCTTTATTTACACCATACCGCTAAGTTATGGCTTACAAGGGGTGATCATTTTATCTAATTCATCGTTTAATGCTTTACACAAACCTATGAATGCATTGTTTTTAAGTGTTATTCGTTTATTTGTATTTTATTTGCCTTTTGCGTACATAGGCAGTGAAGTCGCAGGCCTAATTGGCTTATTTATTGGCGCCGCAATCGGCAATGTATTTACCGGTATAGTTGCGTATAAGTGGTTCGTAAAAGAGCTAGAAGCAATATGTAGCCAAACAGTAACGGAGTAA
- a CDS encoding EAL domain-containing protein, with translation MAGFKKLIFIQILSWLVCVAAGSYFISISFNNAVSEAQTSAQTTVTRYINDLTNDALSPQNLKNAVADGKTFSSFTLRDYQGAEVFSVNSPTQLPMFAQFIQSSFNSVRPQFAVNDAADIKIEFTLNIQQLAQQLQTSLFIVILISAFLVVIPIILMKSIFHSLNKNISMTVADVIDIYINQNQLGDDLETALDTGKMKKLGKDLVPSFNRLSHFLKNKNEDIQNAAMTIKQEAYKDVITELGNRNMFVEYYEKHIENSERSTFGSLALVRCSELQTINQSRGYQKGDDYVKGVADIIKHISGTYTGSQVFRLNSSDFAVVLPNTPLKEAERFGENLQSRFTQYQQNQELSSVANTGIVGYEKGKPLGELLSVVDNAMSMAQSKQVNAWHVQRETDLVNNVSAGFGNQNWRKVINEVIESKRVHLVMQNIMPLGKSIKAYAEVQVRFKTEDNQVLPTASFLAMAEKLDMAIEIDRLIIDSSLEKVKSRNLSEKFFGLNVTASSAHNDQFVIWLERRLLKDTHIASKLIFEVSEFGLQQNIKASKRFIDMVHRVGARVTVERFGVGLTSFKFFRDLKPDFIKMDASYTRGLEDDKNNQYFMRLMVDLAHRIGVSVFAEGVESQEEKHIVETLCLDGVQGYYIEKPKDI, from the coding sequence ATGGCTGGCTTTAAAAAACTTATTTTTATACAAATCCTGTCTTGGCTTGTATGTGTTGCGGCTGGAAGCTACTTCATATCTATTAGCTTCAACAATGCGGTGAGCGAAGCTCAAACCTCAGCGCAAACAACGGTAACACGCTACATTAACGATCTGACTAATGACGCGCTATCACCCCAAAACTTAAAAAATGCCGTTGCAGATGGTAAAACGTTTTCAAGTTTTACATTAAGGGATTACCAAGGGGCTGAAGTTTTTTCAGTTAACTCCCCTACCCAGCTTCCTATGTTTGCTCAGTTTATTCAATCTAGCTTTAATTCTGTTCGCCCACAATTTGCGGTAAACGATGCAGCCGATATAAAAATAGAATTTACACTTAACATCCAGCAATTGGCTCAGCAACTCCAAACATCACTATTTATTGTTATTTTAATTTCTGCGTTTTTAGTGGTTATTCCAATTATTTTAATGAAATCTATTTTTCACAGCCTAAATAAAAATATAAGTATGACTGTGGCTGATGTAATAGATATATACATAAATCAAAACCAACTGGGTGATGACCTAGAGACAGCCCTTGATACAGGAAAAATGAAAAAACTAGGCAAAGATTTAGTGCCTAGCTTTAACCGCCTATCGCACTTTTTGAAAAATAAAAATGAAGACATTCAAAATGCGGCAATGACCATAAAGCAAGAAGCCTATAAAGATGTGATTACCGAGCTTGGTAATCGTAATATGTTTGTTGAATATTACGAAAAACACATAGAAAACAGCGAACGCAGTACGTTTGGTTCATTGGCCCTTGTGCGCTGTAGCGAGCTTCAAACTATAAACCAAAGCCGTGGTTACCAAAAAGGTGATGATTACGTTAAAGGCGTGGCTGATATAATTAAGCATATAAGTGGCACTTATACGGGCAGCCAAGTATTTAGGTTAAACAGTTCTGACTTTGCCGTTGTATTACCTAACACACCACTTAAAGAAGCCGAGCGCTTTGGTGAAAACTTACAGTCTCGATTTACGCAATACCAACAAAACCAAGAGCTTAGTTCTGTAGCAAATACGGGCATTGTTGGATACGAAAAAGGTAAACCATTAGGTGAGTTGCTATCGGTTGTTGATAATGCAATGAGCATGGCGCAATCTAAGCAAGTAAATGCATGGCATGTGCAGCGCGAAACCGATTTAGTAAATAATGTAAGTGCAGGGTTTGGTAATCAAAACTGGCGCAAAGTAATAAACGAAGTTATTGAGTCTAAGCGTGTGCATTTAGTTATGCAGAACATTATGCCGCTTGGTAAAAGTATTAAAGCCTACGCTGAAGTGCAAGTTCGCTTTAAAACCGAAGATAACCAAGTACTGCCTACCGCCTCGTTTTTAGCAATGGCTGAAAAGCTCGATATGGCGATAGAAATAGACCGCCTTATTATTGACTCATCACTTGAAAAAGTGAAAAGCAGAAACCTATCTGAAAAGTTTTTTGGCCTTAATGTAACCGCATCGAGCGCACATAACGACCAATTTGTAATTTGGTTAGAACGTCGCCTATTAAAAGATACGCATATTGCCTCTAAGCTTATTTTTGAAGTAAGTGAGTTTGGCTTACAGCAAAATATTAAAGCCAGTAAACGCTTTATAGACATGGTACACCGCGTAGGCGCACGTGTAACAGTAGAGCGATTTGGCGTAGGTTTAACCTCGTTTAAGTTTTTCCGCGATTTAAAACCTGATTTTATTAAAATGGATGCAAGCTACACTCGCGGTCTAGAAGATGACAAAAACAATCAATACTTTATGCGCTTAATGGTTGATTTAGCGCACCGCATTGGCGTGAGTGTTTTTGCTGAGGGCGTTGAAAGCCAAGAAGAAAAACACATAGTAGAAACTTTATGCCTAGATGGCGTGCAAGGTTATTACATAGAAAAACCAAAAGACATTTAA
- the rsxA gene encoding electron transport complex subunit RsxA gives MTEYVLLLIGTVLVNNFVLVQFLGLCPFMGVSGKLDTAIGMSLATTFVLTLASVTSYLVNQYILVPLDIEFLRTMSFILVIAVVVQFTEMVVRKTSPTLYRLLGIFLPLITTNCAVLGVALLNIKEDHSFLQSAVYGFGAAVGFSLVLVLFAALRERLAAADVPTPFKGASIAMITAGLMSMAFMGFTGLVKF, from the coding sequence ATGACAGAATATGTCTTGTTATTGATTGGAACAGTTCTGGTTAATAACTTTGTATTAGTACAATTTTTAGGCTTATGTCCTTTTATGGGCGTATCAGGCAAGCTTGATACGGCTATTGGTATGTCTTTAGCAACCACCTTTGTACTTACGCTTGCCTCAGTTACAAGCTACTTAGTAAATCAATATATTTTAGTCCCGCTAGATATCGAATTTTTACGTACTATGAGCTTTATTTTAGTTATTGCCGTTGTAGTGCAATTTACTGAAATGGTGGTGCGTAAAACCAGCCCAACGTTATACCGTTTATTAGGTATATTTTTACCGTTAATTACCACTAACTGTGCGGTATTGGGTGTGGCGCTGCTAAATATAAAAGAAGATCACTCATTTTTACAATCAGCTGTGTATGGTTTTGGCGCAGCGGTTGGCTTTTCATTAGTACTTGTATTATTTGCAGCGCTGCGCGAACGCCTTGCCGCTGCTGATGTTCCTACCCCGTTTAAAGGCGCCTCAATTGCCATGATAACCGCAGGCTTAATGTCTATGGCGTTTATGGGATTTACCGGATTAGTGAAGTTTTAA
- the rsxB gene encoding electron transport complex subunit RsxB → MTLMYALIALGSLALIFGLILGFAAIRFRVEGDPIVEQIDTILPQTQCGQCGYPGCRPYAEAIANGDEINKCPPGGEATVKKLADLMGVEAKPLAGGEQAEPIKTVAYIREDECIGCTKCIQACPVDAIVGATRQMHTVLIDECTGCDLCVEPCPVDCIDMLPIAETKQSWKWQLDAIPVTQID, encoded by the coding sequence ATGACCTTAATGTATGCCTTGATTGCGCTTGGCTCGCTAGCGCTTATTTTTGGACTTATTTTAGGCTTTGCAGCTATTCGTTTTCGTGTAGAAGGCGACCCTATTGTTGAGCAAATAGATACCATATTACCGCAAACTCAGTGTGGGCAATGTGGCTACCCTGGCTGTCGCCCTTATGCTGAAGCAATTGCTAATGGCGATGAAATTAACAAATGCCCTCCAGGTGGTGAAGCAACTGTTAAAAAGCTTGCTGATTTAATGGGCGTTGAAGCAAAACCCCTTGCCGGTGGTGAACAAGCAGAGCCGATAAAAACGGTTGCCTACATACGAGAAGATGAATGTATAGGCTGTACTAAGTGTATTCAAGCCTGCCCTGTGGATGCCATTGTAGGCGCTACTCGCCAAATGCATACGGTACTTATAGACGAGTGCACGGGTTGTGATTTATGTGTAGAGCCCTGCCCTGTAGATTGCATTGATATGCTGCCTATAGCCGAAACAAAACAAAGCTGGAAATGGCAATTAGATGCTATTCCCGTAACGCAAATAGATTAG
- the rsxC gene encoding electron transport complex subunit RsxC, with amino-acid sequence MEKLLEQIKKGTVWAFPGGVHPPQQKSLSNSARIARLPLPDKLVVPIKQHIGANGKLIVEKGQHVLKGQPLTAPAANWSVPVHAPSSGSIVDISSMPSAHPSALPELSIIIEPDGKDTWCDLNPTLNPSELSHDDLVDIIHQAGISGMGGAGFPTYVKADIKQPIEFLIVNAVECEPYITADDVLMREHATQVVQGIELMQQILNPTLCIVGIEDNKPEAIAAMTKAAEHNANIVIQTVPTVYPSGGEKQLIKLLTNREVPSGGIPADIGILVHNTGTLFAVQQAVYEGKPLIERVVTVTGNTIHNAGNVWALLGTEVKHLLDCQGFSPVPQQRVVMGGPMMGFTLPTVRIGVIKTTNCILAPDHKELAEPGPEKACIRCSACADACPASLLPQQLQWFAKSKEYDKLQEHNLFDCIECGACAYVCPSEIPLVQYYRVAKVEIKEQQADKIKADRAKERFDARKERLEREQQERQNRHKRKPAAKTPDEKQKVADALARVKNKSSDGDEKSAVAAAIARAKAKKQQGEELEPDNSEVTKERAQRKEQARKYKEQKAAQSESSSAPDDKKSAVAAAIARAKAKKAAQTQQSDEPQNTEDATPADDKKAAVAAAIARAKAKKAAQAQQSDEPQSTEDAAPADDKKAAVAAAIARAKAKKAAQAQQSDEPQSTEDATPADDKKAAVAAAIARAKAKKAAQAQESDEPQSTENAAPADDKKAAVAAAIARAKAKKAAKEAEQIEQLDESSSAEEQADNAKSESSEADSPEDNKKAAIAAAIARAKAKKAAKEAEQTQNVESTEQSTKKDVKADTQSEGEQTAAEKKKAAVAAAIARAKAKKLQKEGNNQS; translated from the coding sequence GTGGAAAAGTTACTTGAACAAATTAAAAAAGGCACCGTTTGGGCATTTCCCGGCGGCGTTCACCCACCACAACAAAAATCGCTCTCTAATAGCGCACGTATTGCTAGGCTTCCGCTACCTGATAAATTAGTTGTACCCATTAAACAGCACATAGGTGCAAACGGTAAATTAATAGTTGAAAAAGGCCAACATGTATTAAAAGGCCAGCCCCTTACAGCACCGGCTGCCAATTGGTCTGTGCCAGTACATGCGCCAAGCTCAGGTAGCATTGTTGATATTAGTTCGATGCCTTCGGCTCACCCTTCTGCACTGCCTGAGCTGAGTATTATTATTGAGCCAGATGGCAAAGATACCTGGTGTGACCTTAACCCTACTCTTAATCCAAGTGAGCTTAGCCACGATGACTTAGTTGATATAATTCATCAAGCAGGTATTAGCGGTATGGGCGGCGCGGGTTTTCCTACCTATGTAAAAGCCGATATTAAGCAGCCTATTGAGTTTTTAATTGTAAATGCTGTTGAGTGTGAACCGTATATAACGGCCGACGATGTGTTAATGCGCGAACATGCCACGCAAGTAGTGCAAGGCATAGAGCTGATGCAGCAAATTTTAAACCCAACACTGTGTATTGTAGGCATAGAAGACAATAAACCCGAAGCCATTGCCGCAATGACAAAGGCAGCAGAGCATAACGCTAATATTGTTATTCAAACTGTGCCAACGGTTTACCCGTCAGGTGGTGAAAAGCAATTAATAAAGCTTTTAACAAACCGCGAGGTACCCAGTGGCGGTATTCCTGCCGATATTGGTATTTTGGTACATAACACCGGTACTTTATTTGCGGTACAGCAAGCCGTATACGAAGGTAAGCCGCTAATTGAACGCGTTGTAACCGTAACCGGTAATACCATTCACAATGCAGGAAATGTCTGGGCATTATTAGGCACCGAAGTTAAGCACCTGCTAGATTGCCAAGGTTTTTCGCCTGTGCCACAGCAACGCGTTGTAATGGGCGGCCCTATGATGGGCTTTACCTTACCGACCGTACGAATTGGCGTTATTAAAACCACTAACTGTATTTTAGCTCCCGATCATAAAGAGCTTGCAGAGCCTGGGCCAGAAAAAGCCTGTATACGTTGTAGCGCCTGTGCAGATGCCTGCCCTGCTTCATTACTACCACAGCAGTTACAATGGTTTGCTAAATCTAAAGAGTACGACAAGTTACAAGAGCACAACTTATTTGATTGTATTGAATGTGGTGCGTGTGCATATGTGTGCCCAAGTGAAATTCCTCTTGTGCAATATTACCGTGTGGCTAAAGTAGAAATAAAAGAGCAACAAGCCGATAAAATTAAAGCCGATAGAGCAAAAGAGCGCTTTGACGCCCGTAAAGAGCGACTAGAACGCGAACAGCAAGAACGACAAAATCGTCATAAGCGTAAACCTGCGGCTAAAACCCCTGATGAAAAGCAAAAAGTGGCTGACGCCCTTGCTCGTGTTAAAAATAAATCATCTGATGGCGATGAAAAATCAGCTGTTGCCGCCGCTATAGCGCGTGCCAAAGCTAAAAAACAGCAAGGTGAAGAGCTCGAGCCTGATAACAGTGAAGTTACTAAAGAGCGTGCACAGCGTAAAGAGCAAGCGCGTAAATATAAAGAGCAAAAAGCAGCGCAAAGCGAGTCATCATCAGCACCTGATGATAAAAAATCAGCTGTAGCTGCTGCAATCGCCCGTGCTAAAGCTAAAAAAGCGGCTCAAACACAACAAAGCGATGAACCTCAAAACACTGAAGATGCAACACCTGCTGATGATAAAAAAGCAGCTGTAGCTGCCGCAATCGCCCGTGCTAAAGCCAAAAAAGCAGCGCAAGCGCAACAAAGCGATGAACCTCAAAGTACTGAAGATGCTGCACCAGCTGATGACAAAAAAGCAGCTGTAGCGGCTGCAATCGCCCGTGCTAAAGCTAAAAAAGCAGCACAAGCACAACAAAGCGATGAACCTCAAAGTACTGAAGATGCTACACCAGCTGATGACAAAAAAGCAGCTGTAGCGGCTGCTATTGCCCGCGCTAAAGCTAAAAAAGCAGCACAAGCGCAAGAAAGCGATGAACCTCAAAGCACTGAAAATGCAGCACCTGCGGATGATAAAAAAGCGGCTGTAGCGGCTGCAATCGCCCGCGCCAAAGCTAAAAAAGCCGCTAAAGAAGCTGAGCAAATAGAGCAATTGGACGAATCGAGCAGCGCTGAAGAACAAGCAGACAATGCTAAATCTGAAAGCTCAGAAGCAGATTCGCCAGAAGATAACAAAAAAGCGGCTATAGCTGCTGCTATTGCTCGCGCTAAAGCTAAAAAAGCCGCTAAAGAAGCTGAGCAAACTCAAAACGTAGAAAGCACAGAGCAATCAACTAAAAAAGATGTAAAAGCAGACACCCAAAGTGAAGGTGAGCAAACAGCTGCAGAAAAGAAAAAAGCGGCTGTGGCTGCTGCTATTGCCCGTGCCAAAGCTAAAAAGTTACAAAAAGAAGGAAATAATCAGTCATGA
- the rsxD gene encoding electron transport complex subunit RsxD, whose product MKLTMASSPHNHSHKSLTRLMLTVIAACIPGLIAQMFFFGTGVLIQLVLALLAVSVFEAAIMLMRKRPIWPALSDGSAWLTAVLLALSIPPLAPWWVIIIGCLFAIVIVKQLYGGLGFNLFNPAMAAYVLLLVSFPVQMTAWLPVTDLLNAPISFADQLRLIFTDFTALGFSVDQMRAGIDGLTMATPLDTVKTDVAHGLTVSESMQKSIFGQWAGLGWIWVNLGFLAGGLYLLKAKIINWHIPVSFIGSLALCSAIGYIAAPGTEPGMVFHLLSGATMMGAFFIATDPVSAATTNKGRLIYGALIGLLVYLIRTFGGFPDAVAFSVLLINIAVPLIDYYTQPRTYGHGAVK is encoded by the coding sequence ATGAAATTAACCATGGCCAGTTCGCCGCATAACCATAGCCATAAATCGCTAACCCGATTAATGCTCACCGTTATTGCAGCGTGTATTCCTGGACTAATAGCCCAAATGTTCTTTTTTGGCACCGGCGTACTTATACAGCTTGTGTTAGCACTGCTTGCCGTTAGTGTTTTTGAAGCGGCCATTATGCTAATGCGTAAACGCCCTATATGGCCTGCACTTAGCGATGGCAGTGCATGGTTAACTGCTGTTTTACTTGCGCTGAGCATTCCGCCGCTTGCGCCTTGGTGGGTGATTATTATTGGTTGTTTATTTGCTATTGTCATTGTTAAACAGCTTTACGGCGGGCTTGGTTTTAATTTGTTTAACCCAGCTATGGCCGCATATGTTTTATTACTTGTGTCGTTTCCGGTGCAAATGACCGCCTGGCTACCCGTAACCGATTTACTCAATGCACCTATTAGCTTTGCCGATCAGCTACGCCTTATTTTTACCGACTTTACCGCGCTTGGCTTTAGTGTTGATCAAATGCGCGCAGGGATTGATGGCCTTACTATGGCCACCCCACTTGATACAGTAAAAACCGATGTAGCACATGGCTTAACTGTTAGTGAAAGCATGCAAAAATCAATTTTTGGGCAATGGGCTGGACTTGGATGGATATGGGTTAATTTAGGCTTTTTAGCCGGCGGTTTATACCTGTTAAAAGCTAAAATTATTAATTGGCACATTCCTGTAAGTTTTATTGGCTCATTAGCACTGTGTAGCGCCATTGGCTATATTGCGGCCCCTGGCACCGAGCCTGGTATGGTATTTCACTTATTAAGTGGCGCGACCATGATGGGGGCATTTTTCATTGCCACCGATCCGGTCTCTGCTGCAACCACCAATAAAGGGCGCTTAATTTATGGCGCGTTAATTGGCTTACTGGTTTATTTAATTCGCACCTTTGGTGGTTTTCCGGATGCGGTTGCCTTTAGTGTATTGTTAATTAACATTGCCGTACCCCTTATTGATTACTACACCCAACCGCGTACTTATGGCCACGGAGCAGTAAAATGA
- the rsxG gene encoding electron transport complex subunit RsxG, which translates to MIISSMAKNGAILTAFALVTTGLVASIDAFTADKIAEQEQLQLTLQLQEVLNPSSYDNQLNTDCVIISDEKLGPYPDQVIYRAYKNQQPVALVLRHVTPSGYSGDINLLTAVLADGTIAGVRTTKHEETPGLGDKVEVKKSLWITTFNELTVDNNDDARWAVKKDGGQFDQFTGATITPRAVVGSVKNAVLFAKSNFNDIFAQPNACKEVTP; encoded by the coding sequence ATGATTATTTCGTCAATGGCTAAAAACGGCGCTATTTTAACGGCGTTTGCATTAGTTACCACAGGCTTAGTTGCCTCAATTGATGCCTTTACCGCCGATAAAATTGCCGAGCAAGAGCAGCTGCAGCTTACCTTACAATTACAAGAGGTATTAAACCCAAGTAGTTACGATAATCAGCTAAATACTGATTGTGTAATTATTAGCGATGAAAAATTAGGTCCCTACCCTGACCAAGTTATTTACCGTGCTTATAAAAACCAACAGCCTGTTGCCTTAGTTCTAAGACACGTTACACCTAGTGGTTATAGTGGCGATATTAACTTATTAACCGCCGTACTTGCCGATGGCACTATTGCAGGTGTTCGCACTACTAAACACGAAGAAACACCAGGCTTAGGCGATAAAGTAGAAGTTAAAAAATCACTATGGATCACCACGTTTAACGAATTAACAGTTGATAATAATGATGACGCGCGCTGGGCCGTTAAAAAAGATGGTGGCCAGTTTGATCAATTTACAGGCGCAACTATAACGCCGCGTGCAGTGGTGGGCTCCGTAAAAAATGCCGTGTTATTTGCTAAATCTAACTTTAATGACATTTTTGCACAGCCTAATGCATGCAAAGAGGTAACACCATGA
- a CDS encoding electron transport complex subunit E, giving the protein MSELKTLYKEGLWKNNPALVQLLGLCPLLAVTSTVTNALGLGLATLLVLVGSNITVSVVRNWVPKDIRIPVFVMIIAGFVTIIQLLMNAYTYGLYQSLGIFIPLIVTNCAIIGRAEAYASKNPVHLSAFDGLMMGLGFMVILLVLGAMRELIGQGTLLDGADLLLGPWAQSLRIEVFSFDSQFLLAILPPGAFLGLGLIIAAKNVIDAQIKSKQVTPPEAEKGPRARVTSLT; this is encoded by the coding sequence ATGAGTGAATTAAAAACCTTATACAAAGAAGGACTGTGGAAAAACAATCCTGCTTTAGTGCAGCTACTAGGCTTATGCCCATTATTAGCCGTTACTTCAACTGTAACTAACGCGCTTGGCCTTGGCTTAGCCACGTTATTAGTATTAGTAGGTTCAAATATTACAGTATCGGTTGTCCGTAACTGGGTACCTAAAGATATTCGTATTCCTGTATTTGTAATGATTATTGCAGGCTTTGTTACCATTATTCAGCTATTAATGAACGCCTATACCTATGGACTGTATCAATCACTAGGGATATTTATTCCGCTTATTGTTACTAACTGCGCCATTATTGGCCGCGCCGAAGCATATGCTTCTAAAAACCCCGTTCACCTTTCTGCATTCGACGGCCTAATGATGGGCCTAGGTTTTATGGTAATACTTTTAGTATTAGGCGCAATGCGCGAACTAATAGGCCAAGGGACATTACTTGATGGCGCCGATTTACTTTTAGGACCGTGGGCACAAAGCCTACGTATTGAAGTGTTTAGTTTTGATAGCCAATTTTTACTCGCTATTTTACCACCAGGCGCTTTTTTAGGGCTTGGACTGATTATTGCGGCTAAAAATGTGATTGACGCACAAATAAAATCAAAACAAGTTACACCGCCAGAAGCCGAAAAAGGCCCACGCGCACGTGTTACTAGCTTAACTTAA
- the nth gene encoding endonuclease III produces the protein MNKEKRHQILSRLRDDNPHPETELEYSSPFELLVAVTLSAQATDVGVNKATRKLFPVANTPQAILDIGHDTLRDYIKTIGLFNSKAANVYKMCQILVDQHNGIVPENREALEALPGVGRKTANVVLNTAFGWPVIAVDTHIFRVSNRTKLAMGKDVVAVEQKLEKVVPKEFKVDVHHWLILHGRYTCVARKPKCGSCIIEDLCEFKEKTE, from the coding sequence ATGAATAAAGAAAAACGTCACCAAATTCTATCGCGCCTACGCGATGATAACCCACACCCAGAAACCGAGCTTGAATATTCAAGCCCGTTTGAGCTACTTGTAGCAGTAACGCTCTCTGCACAAGCTACCGATGTAGGGGTAAATAAAGCAACACGTAAATTATTTCCCGTTGCTAATACGCCACAAGCCATTTTGGATATAGGCCACGATACACTGCGCGATTATATTAAAACCATTGGGCTATTTAATTCAAAAGCTGCAAACGTGTATAAAATGTGTCAAATACTGGTTGATCAACATAACGGCATTGTCCCCGAGAACCGCGAAGCCCTCGAAGCCCTACCCGGTGTGGGCCGAAAGACCGCAAATGTCGTACTCAACACAGCCTTCGGCTGGCCGGTAATAGCGGTAGATACACACATATTCCGTGTTTCAAACCGTACCAAGCTGGCTATGGGTAAAGATGTAGTCGCGGTTGAGCAAAAGCTTGAAAAGGTTGTCCCTAAAGAATTTAAAGTCGATGTACACCACTGGTTAATACTACACGGGCGCTACACCTGCGTAGCACGTAAGCCTAAATGTGGCAGCTGTATAATTGAAGACTTGTGCGAGTTTAAAGAAAAAACAGAGTAA